A region of Anolis sagrei isolate rAnoSag1 chromosome 2, rAnoSag1.mat, whole genome shotgun sequence DNA encodes the following proteins:
- the AGGF1 gene encoding angiogenic factor with G patch and FHA domains 1 isoform X2 translates to MADELETLREEVAALEAEVGACRSRLEREKKRRLKAQAAAAKWRRQVEELNKKISESKGNKKATCTVEVQTEDVSSWSDSDYYYHNYNSSDPHDLPSIPVQSDNTESNYKCADELQLSDHSHVNGTKHDEQGKHDCIIHNDQKSEDLLLTEGTLAESLRAAAEAAVSQTGFIYDESTGLYYDHSTGFYYNSESQLYYDPATGIYYYCDVESGRYQFHSRVDLQSYGSENAQHSKDKKSKKKKKDAEWSVATEQKVHHLTETMANLKISSSGLATSGKDIDKIWPPCIRVIVVRSPVLQMGSLYIITADKPATIGRAKTMEHTLQIPEVGVSKFHAEVYFDHELQSYVLVDQGSQNGTVVNGNPILQPKAKSEPQVLEHGDEVKIGETVLSFHIHPGSETCDGCEPGQVRAHLRLDKKNKSSVGLSLTKEEKELIRRKELKQIRVKYGLQNTEYENDKAIKNPNYKDRAEKRRETVGSEGNFHRDDAPASIHVEISDSNRGHKMLEKMGWKKGEGLGKKGGGIKDPIKLQLHRKHAGLGSSVPIATEDIQISSSKNKRNWDKARERFAENFQDSKSQKNVSKELQNETDLNS, encoded by the exons GTTGAAGAACTGAATAAGAAAATCAGTGAGAGCAAAGGAAACAAGAAGGCAACATGCACTGTAGAAGTACAGACAGAAGATGTTTCATCATGGTCAGATTCAG ATTACTACTACCATAATTATAATAGTTCTGATCCTCATGATTTACCCAGTATACCAGTGCAGTCAGATAATACAGAATCAAACTACAAATGTGCAGATGAGTTACAGTTAAGTGATCATTCACATGTAAATGGCACAAAGCATGATGAGCAAGGGAAACATGACTGTATAATCCACAATGATCAG AAATCAGAAGATCTTTTGTTAACAGAAGGTACATTAGCAGAAAGTCTAAGAGCTGCTGCAGAAGCTGCTGTATCACAAACAGGATTCATATATGATGAAAGCACTGGATTATACTATGACCATAGCACTGGATTTTATTATAATTCG GAATCCCAATTGTATTATGATCCAGCCACTGGAATTTATTACTATTGTGATGTTGAAAGTGGTCGATATCAATTCCATTCACGAGTGGATCTCCAGTCTTATGGAAGTGAAAATGCTCAGCACAGCAAAgataaaaaaagcaaaaagaagaaaaaagatgcaGAGTGGTCAGTGGCAACTGAGCAGAAG GTACATCATTTGACAGAAACCATGGCTAATCTGAAGATTTCATCTTCTGGATTGGCAACTTCTGGTAAAG aTATTGACAAGATCTGGCCGCCTTGTATTAGAGTGATTGTAGTAAGATCACCTGTACTCCAGATGGGATCTCTATATATCATCACAGCTGACAAACCTGCCACAATTGGAAG AGCGAAAACTATGGAACACACACTCCAAATTCCAGAAGTGGGTGTTAGTAAG tTTCACGCAGAAGTATATTTTGATCACGAATTGCAAAGCTATGTTCTTGTGGATCAAGGCAGTCAAAATGGTACTGTTGTTAATGGAAATCCAATTTTGCAG CCCAAAGCAAAAAGTGAGCCCCAAGTTTTGGAACATGGAGATGAAGTGAAGATTGGGGAAACAGTATTATCCTTTCACATACATCCTGGCAGTGAAACCTGTGATGGATGTGAGCCAGGGCAAGTGAGAGCCCATTTACGCCTTGACAAGAAAAACAAATCTTCTG TTGGTCTTTCATtgacaaaggaagaaaaagaattaATTAGAAGAAAAGAATTGAAACAGATACGTGTAAAATATGGCTTACAA AATACAGAATATGAAAATGATAAAGCTATAAAAAATCCAAATTACAAAGACAGAGCAGAAAAGCGGCGCGAAACAGTTGGGAGTGAAGGAAATTTTCACAGAGATGATGCTCCAGCCTCTATTCATGT TGAAATTAGTGATAGCAACAGAGGTCATAAGATGTTGGAGAAAatgggatggaagaaaggagaaggtctTGGAAAGAAAGGTGGAGGAATAAAGGATCCG ATCAAGCTTCAGCTGCACAGAAAACATGCTGGCCTTGGTTCAAGTGTTCCTATCGCTACTGAAGACATTCAGATCAGCAGCAGCAAGAACAAAAGAAATTGGGATAAAGCAAGAGAAAGATTTGCGGAAAATTTCCAGGACTCTAAATCTCAGAAGAACGTATCTAAGGAACTACAGAATGAAACTGATTTAAATAGTTAG
- the AGGF1 gene encoding angiogenic factor with G patch and FHA domains 1 isoform X1, with translation MADELETLREEVAALEAEVGACRSRLEREKKRRLKAQAAAAKWRRQVEELNKKISESKGNKKATCTVEVQTEDVSSWSDSDYYYHNYNSSDPHDLPSIPVQSDNTESNYKCADELQLSDHSHVNGTKHDEQGKHDCIIHNDQKSEDLLLTEGTLAESLRAAAEAAVSQTGFIYDESTGLYYDHSTGFYYNSESQLYYDPATGIYYYCDVESGRYQFHSRVDLQSYGSENAQHSKDKKSKKKKKDAEWSVATEQKELNTDEQKSSNSLNCLSTTNEISLLEEKDSPHVKKAKLDIDTRNRLTIKESSIPNNNLQLKNTKCTSIDDSKTETESEPEEGEITDSEQEEYSSEDEVSSDDTVNSEDNDSEDIDKIWPPCIRVIVVRSPVLQMGSLYIITADKPATIGRAKTMEHTLQIPEVGVSKFHAEVYFDHELQSYVLVDQGSQNGTVVNGNPILQPKAKSEPQVLEHGDEVKIGETVLSFHIHPGSETCDGCEPGQVRAHLRLDKKNKSSVGLSLTKEEKELIRRKELKQIRVKYGLQNTEYENDKAIKNPNYKDRAEKRRETVGSEGNFHRDDAPASIHVEISDSNRGHKMLEKMGWKKGEGLGKKGGGIKDPIKLQLHRKHAGLGSSVPIATEDIQISSSKNKRNWDKARERFAENFQDSKSQKNVSKELQNETDLNS, from the exons GTTGAAGAACTGAATAAGAAAATCAGTGAGAGCAAAGGAAACAAGAAGGCAACATGCACTGTAGAAGTACAGACAGAAGATGTTTCATCATGGTCAGATTCAG ATTACTACTACCATAATTATAATAGTTCTGATCCTCATGATTTACCCAGTATACCAGTGCAGTCAGATAATACAGAATCAAACTACAAATGTGCAGATGAGTTACAGTTAAGTGATCATTCACATGTAAATGGCACAAAGCATGATGAGCAAGGGAAACATGACTGTATAATCCACAATGATCAG AAATCAGAAGATCTTTTGTTAACAGAAGGTACATTAGCAGAAAGTCTAAGAGCTGCTGCAGAAGCTGCTGTATCACAAACAGGATTCATATATGATGAAAGCACTGGATTATACTATGACCATAGCACTGGATTTTATTATAATTCG GAATCCCAATTGTATTATGATCCAGCCACTGGAATTTATTACTATTGTGATGTTGAAAGTGGTCGATATCAATTCCATTCACGAGTGGATCTCCAGTCTTATGGAAGTGAAAATGCTCAGCACAGCAAAgataaaaaaagcaaaaagaagaaaaaagatgcaGAGTGGTCAGTGGCAACTGAGCAGAAG GAATTAAACACAGATGAACAGAAATCTTCCAACAGTCTGAATTGCCTTTCTACCACCAATGAAATAAGTTTGCTTGAAGAGAAAGACTCTCCACATGTGAAAAAAGCTAAATTGGACATTGATACAAGAAACAGATTAACAATCAAAGAATCAAGTATTCCAAATAACAATTTACAGCTCAAGAACACAAAATGTACTTCTATAGATGACAGTAAAACAGAGACTGAGAGTGAACCAGAAGAAGGTGAAATTACAGACTCTGAACAAGAAGAATATAGCAGTGAAGATGAAGTGTCAAGTGATGACACTGTAAATTCAGAAGATAATGACAGCGAAG aTATTGACAAGATCTGGCCGCCTTGTATTAGAGTGATTGTAGTAAGATCACCTGTACTCCAGATGGGATCTCTATATATCATCACAGCTGACAAACCTGCCACAATTGGAAG AGCGAAAACTATGGAACACACACTCCAAATTCCAGAAGTGGGTGTTAGTAAG tTTCACGCAGAAGTATATTTTGATCACGAATTGCAAAGCTATGTTCTTGTGGATCAAGGCAGTCAAAATGGTACTGTTGTTAATGGAAATCCAATTTTGCAG CCCAAAGCAAAAAGTGAGCCCCAAGTTTTGGAACATGGAGATGAAGTGAAGATTGGGGAAACAGTATTATCCTTTCACATACATCCTGGCAGTGAAACCTGTGATGGATGTGAGCCAGGGCAAGTGAGAGCCCATTTACGCCTTGACAAGAAAAACAAATCTTCTG TTGGTCTTTCATtgacaaaggaagaaaaagaattaATTAGAAGAAAAGAATTGAAACAGATACGTGTAAAATATGGCTTACAA AATACAGAATATGAAAATGATAAAGCTATAAAAAATCCAAATTACAAAGACAGAGCAGAAAAGCGGCGCGAAACAGTTGGGAGTGAAGGAAATTTTCACAGAGATGATGCTCCAGCCTCTATTCATGT TGAAATTAGTGATAGCAACAGAGGTCATAAGATGTTGGAGAAAatgggatggaagaaaggagaaggtctTGGAAAGAAAGGTGGAGGAATAAAGGATCCG ATCAAGCTTCAGCTGCACAGAAAACATGCTGGCCTTGGTTCAAGTGTTCCTATCGCTACTGAAGACATTCAGATCAGCAGCAGCAAGAACAAAAGAAATTGGGATAAAGCAAGAGAAAGATTTGCGGAAAATTTCCAGGACTCTAAATCTCAGAAGAACGTATCTAAGGAACTACAGAATGAAACTGATTTAAATAGTTAG